Genomic DNA from bacterium:
TGGTAATTAATGCGAGAACGGATTCATTTTATGTTTCATCAGGTTCACAACAAGAAAAATTATCTGAATCAATTAAGCGCGGAAATAAATACCGTGAAGCTGGTGCCGACTGTATATTTGTTCAGCCTGTCTCGGACAAAGAAACCATTTCAACATTGGTAAAAGAAATCAATGCGCCAATTAATATTCTTGCAAACCCTACGATTGGGGCGGGAGTAACTCCATCCATAAGTGAACTTCAGGATTTAGGTGTTGCCCGGGTAAGTCTTGGTTCAAGTCTGATGAAAGCTACTCTGGCTTTAATAAAAAAAGTTGCTGATGAACTTTCTGAAAAAGGCACTTACAATATTTTATTAAATACTTTAACTCCGATCACCGATGCAGCAACAGCTTATAAAATGGCAATCGGTTTGAATAAGTAGGTGGTTTCGATACGTCCCGACAAATCGGGACTAGTCAACCACCATTTAGAAAGTTAAGGTTAACGAGCGTTACGAAAAACCGAAACGACTCAACCGCCTTTCAGGCAGATAAGGTTGTCGAGTTTTTCGAACAAAGTGAGAAAAGTATCGAGACAACCTGATGATAGTAAAATTAAGATTAGCAACATATCAACAATAAATTTGTTTTGAGCAAGGGCTATACTTACATACTTGAGTGTGCAGATGGAACTTTTTATACAGGCAGCACAAAGGATTTGGAAAAAAGAATCTGGCAACACAACAATGGTATTGGTGCAAACTATACTAAGACCAGACTTCCTGTTGATTTGGTGTATTATGAAGAATATATCAGGATTGATGAGGCTTTTTATCGTGAAAAACAGATTCAGGGTTGGAGCAGAAAAAAGAAATTAGCGCTCATTGAAGGCAAGCCGGAGTTATTGCCTAAACTGGCAAAAAAGATTTTCAAGAGGCAGGTGGTTTCGATACGTCCCGACAAATCGGGACTACTCAACCACCGTATAGAAAGTTAAGGTTGACAAGTGTTGCGAAATGACGAAACGACTCAACCCCCTTTAAGCAATTAAGGTTGTCGAGTGTTCCGAGTAAAACGAGGAACGTATCGAGATAACCGTTACGTTAGGATTAGCAACTACCATGGTCGCACAGTGACAGATTTTACTTACTTGTTAGCGTGCATCTCAAGAATTCTCTCCGCTCTCGGTTTGTACAAGGTGTGATACATTAAATCGAGATAAGCATTAAGCTCGGACATTTCAAGATTCGTTGTGTATCTCCAGAAACCGTAGATCTTTGCAAGCGAAAGAAGATTCTGCGAGTAAAGTTCCCAGTTAAAAGATCTGTCCACGCGAGTAATTCCCGCTTCGGAGATTTTCTTCCAGTAATTTTCTTCTTCCTTGCATCGCTTAAAAAAGTTAACCAGCTTTTCAGTTGTTTCATTTCCGTTTATCGGGTCAATATGAAAACCCGAGACCTTGTTCTCAATAATTTCAAGCGGTCCGCCGTATTGAGTTGCAAAAGTCGGCAGTCCGGAACGCATCGCTTCAATTACAGTCAGACCAAAACCTTCAAACAAAGCTGGCTGGACAAAAACACCACGCTTGTCTGCAATAACCCTGTAAAACTCCGGCACACGAAGCCTGTCGGCATCGCCCTGTATCCATCGCATTTTATCTTTCAGGTTATATTTATTAATGTATTCGTGCATCTGGTGAACCTGCTCTTTTTCTTCCGAGTCGGTTGAGTGCTCTGCATTAATTTTTCCTGCAACGATAATAAGATTTGCAAGCGACTGAAGCTCTTCGCTTTCACCAAACCATTTTACAAGCGAAGTAAGGTTTTTAATTTTATCCAGCCTGGCCATTGAAAATATCGGCGGCAGGTCGGGATTCTTCAGCTCGCCAACAATTCTATCAGAAGAAGTCTTGAAAAGTTTTTGCTCAACTTCTTCTGTCATTTCCTTGATCCTGTTTTCCTGCAGATGAAACGGAAAAAAAGCTTCTGCATTAACTCCGGGAGGCAGTATGTTAAATTTCGGATGAAAAATATTTATTCCGCCAGCCACGCGGTACAAACCCGGCATAGTAAAGTTCACATAAGATTCATACTGCCCGATGCTGTCTTCGCGTCCCGCAATTTCCTGGTAAGTTGAAGTGATAATAAAATCAGCGGCGTTCATCGCGAGCAGGTCTGCAGTAAATTGAGTTGAAAAATTATACTGGTTTTCGAGTTCTTTCCAGTAGAGTCCGCTGTAAAGATATTTACTTTTCTCAAGTGCGTGTGCAACATTGCACTGAGTCACACCAAATCTTTTCGCAAGAATGGAAGCGACAAGATTTCCATCCGAGTAATTCCCGATAACAAGGTCCGGTCGCGTTCCGAATTCAACCATTAATTCTTTGTATGAATCTTCCGCAAACTCTTCAAGGTATGGCCATATCTCAAATCTTGAAATCCAGTTGTCGGTAATCTTTTTATTATGCTCTCTAAAAGGAATGCGAAGTATCCAGACGTTTTTTGTGCCGTGGACTTTTTCCATTCTCTGGTTGCAGGAAGTTCCGTTTGAGTTCGGAATTAACCTTGTGAGAATAATTATTTTGGGAGTGGTTTCAATTCCCGCACTCTGCAGCGACTCATAAATATTTTTTTCGAGTGCTTTTACCTGGTCAAGTATGTAAACAATCTGTCCTCCTGTATCGGGTTTGCCTAAAACATTCTCCTGTGCAAAGTAACCGTGCGGAGTAATTATCGCAACATTGAATATCATCGGGATCCGCGAGAGAAAACTTTTCAGCACTTCATGATCGGGTGAATGCAGAAGCGCATCAAGCTGTTCGAGACTTTCCTTTATTCTGCCGGCAGTATTTCCGAGTCCGGGTTCAAAGCCAAGTTCCTGCAGTTTGTGCCTGATGCTGCTGTAAGGTTCTTCCGGTTCATATTCAGAAAGAAACCTGATGCCTTTGTTGATTGATGAATTGAGTTCTTCTGTGTCTTTGATCCTGTCATTCAACACGAGCTGTTCGCCATTATGCTTATGCACAAAAAGAAAATTGAAAAGTGCCTCGCTCATCTTTTCTGTGTTTGTAAACAGCTTGCTCGAGAGATACCTGTTCAGAAACTCAACGCCTCTGCCGATACTTTTTGATTCACGTATGTTTGGGAACTGTTCGTAAAATGCCTGGAAGTTCAGAGTAAGAAGATCGTTCACATGATGCGGATCTTTATATCTCTCTTTTGCTTTAAGATATTCGACGGTTCCTATTCTTTCATAGCTGCAGTCTTCAATATTGAACTGATGATAGCTGGACGTTCCTATTTTTTCTCTCATCTCAAAAAAGAGAGCGCTCCCGACGGAAACTGATTCTGTAATTTTACTTACAACATCTCTTATTTCATCAAGACTTTTTCCGTTCTTCTTTTCCATCTTGAGCAGTATTTCAAGAAGGTCGCCTTTGACCAGCAGCTTTCTTTCAACGGATGCAACGTTTGTTAAATATCTGCAGAAAACTTTTTTCTTTTCTTTTAGCAGCGCTTCTATTTTTTTACTCATTGTTCCGATCCTTTTAACTTTAGAAAATGATAGTGTTCGATCCCATCAATAATTCCGCCCGCATAATTTCTTTTGGCAAAATAAATTCTGCTTTGTCCTTTTAATTCTTCAAGCTCGGGACTGTAATTAGCAACAACAACTCCAAGTAGATCGCCTTTCAGCATTTCGCTGTCGTTCCCCGAATCTCCCGCGACAAGAATTTTTTCATAAGGTATGTTCCATCTGTAAGCGAGGTAACGGATTGCTTTTCCTTTCGATGCACGGTAAGGAAGAATGTCGAGATACTGCCCGTGGCTGAAAATTACATTAGCTTTAATTTTATTCTTGATCAATGTGGATTTAACTTTCTCAATATTGTCCGGCACATCGGAAGTGTAATAGCTGATCTTATGTTTTCTCTGTGTTGCTTCTTCCTGATATTGAAGGAACCCGAACGAAGATAGCACTCCTCTTATTTTTTCACGGTTCCACTGATGCTTTATGTGTGCATCCCATCCGGTTGAATAAATGAGCTTGCCGTGATAGTTGTAATAAATTTCCGCACCAACTGATGAAATAATTATGTCCGGATACGGAACGTTGTTTTCTTTCAATACTGAAAAAGCCGAATCAACTGTTCTGCCCGTTGCTACTGCAAAACCAACTTTTGAATCTGTCTTCTCCAATATTTTAATAAACTCTTCTAATGTATTTTCGTCGCCAAGAAGAGTGTGATCGATATCTGACACAATTAATTTTTCAGCATCAAGAAGCTTTCTGCCGACGGGCGCAAAGACCTTTTCTTCGTCTTTTCTTGTGCCGGCAATATGTCCGATTTCTTCAATATACTTTTCAACGTGCGCTTTCCAGGTATACTGTTTTCT
This window encodes:
- a CDS encoding GIY-YIG nuclease family protein: MSKGYTYILECADGTFYTGSTKDLEKRIWQHNNGIGANYTKTRLPVDLVYYEEYIRIDEAFYREKQIQGWSRKKKLALIEGKPELLPKLAKKIFKRQVVSIRPDKSGLLNHRIES
- a CDS encoding sucrose synthase, giving the protein MSKKIEALLKEKKKVFCRYLTNVASVERKLLVKGDLLEILLKMEKKNGKSLDEIRDVVSKITESVSVGSALFFEMREKIGTSSYHQFNIEDCSYERIGTVEYLKAKERYKDPHHVNDLLTLNFQAFYEQFPNIRESKSIGRGVEFLNRYLSSKLFTNTEKMSEALFNFLFVHKHNGEQLVLNDRIKDTEELNSSINKGIRFLSEYEPEEPYSSIRHKLQELGFEPGLGNTAGRIKESLEQLDALLHSPDHEVLKSFLSRIPMIFNVAIITPHGYFAQENVLGKPDTGGQIVYILDQVKALEKNIYESLQSAGIETTPKIIILTRLIPNSNGTSCNQRMEKVHGTKNVWILRIPFREHNKKITDNWISRFEIWPYLEEFAEDSYKELMVEFGTRPDLVIGNYSDGNLVASILAKRFGVTQCNVAHALEKSKYLYSGLYWKELENQYNFSTQFTADLLAMNAADFIITSTYQEIAGREDSIGQYESYVNFTMPGLYRVAGGINIFHPKFNILPPGVNAEAFFPFHLQENRIKEMTEEVEQKLFKTSSDRIVGELKNPDLPPIFSMARLDKIKNLTSLVKWFGESEELQSLANLIIVAGKINAEHSTDSEEKEQVHQMHEYINKYNLKDKMRWIQGDADRLRVPEFYRVIADKRGVFVQPALFEGFGLTVIEAMRSGLPTFATQYGGPLEIIENKVSGFHIDPINGNETTEKLVNFFKRCKEEENYWKKISEAGITRVDRSFNWELYSQNLLSLAKIYGFWRYTTNLEMSELNAYLDLMYHTLYKPRAERILEMHANK